The Catenuloplanes niger genome includes a window with the following:
- a CDS encoding carbohydrate ABC transporter permease — MSARAARHGALHLASILVGAAIVVPIVFGVLGGFKDNGQLFTNPFGLPDPWIPGNYTDILGSGAFWRQAGNSVGIAIATTVGVVGIGAMAAYIFARYAFPGRETLFTVFAIGLMFPFAVAILPLFVLLREMGLLGNPLGVVLPQIAFGLPVTIVVLRGFFRGIPPEVEESAVLDGAGPVRFFWRILLPMSRPALGTVSVLAVVGSWNNYLLPLIVFNDSRWWTLPLGVQQFQSQYSADTARILAYVTLAMIPALLCYAFAERQLVGGLTSGIGKG; from the coding sequence ATGAGCGCACGCGCGGCCCGGCACGGCGCGCTGCACCTGGCCAGCATCCTGGTGGGCGCGGCCATCGTGGTGCCGATCGTGTTCGGCGTGCTGGGTGGCTTCAAGGACAACGGCCAGCTGTTCACGAACCCGTTCGGCCTGCCCGATCCGTGGATCCCCGGCAACTACACCGACATCCTCGGCTCCGGCGCGTTCTGGCGGCAGGCCGGCAACAGCGTCGGCATCGCGATCGCCACCACCGTGGGCGTGGTCGGGATCGGCGCGATGGCCGCGTACATCTTCGCGCGGTACGCGTTCCCCGGCCGGGAGACGCTGTTCACCGTCTTCGCGATCGGCCTGATGTTCCCGTTCGCGGTGGCGATCCTGCCGCTGTTCGTGCTGCTGCGCGAGATGGGCCTGCTCGGCAATCCGCTCGGCGTGGTGCTGCCGCAGATCGCGTTCGGCCTGCCGGTCACCATCGTGGTCCTGCGCGGCTTCTTCCGCGGCATCCCGCCCGAGGTCGAGGAGTCCGCGGTGCTCGACGGCGCCGGCCCGGTCCGGTTCTTCTGGCGCATCCTGCTGCCGATGTCCCGTCCGGCGCTCGGCACGGTCTCGGTCCTCGCGGTCGTCGGCAGCTGGAACAACTACCTGCTGCCACTGATCGTCTTCAACGACTCACGCTGGTGGACGCTGCCGCTCGGCGTCCAGCAGTTCCAGTCCCAGTACTCGGCCGACACCGCCCGCATCCTCGCCTACGTCACGCTCGCGATGATCCCGGCCCTGCTCTGCTACGCCTTCGCGGAACGTCAGCTGGTCGGCGGCCTCACCAGCGGCATCGGCAAGGGGTGA
- a CDS encoding carbohydrate ABC transporter permease, which produces MVIIERRPAAPARPPVRSRSRRRRPWPTIVLFLAPALLLFGLLVLAPIVVAGYASLFTWNGFGVPTQFVGLENFRRLLTDEIFAGDLRRTLLLVTLSIGIQLPFSLVLAMLLNQPLRGRRAYRLVFFAPYVLSEVVTAVLFTMIFSPNQGLANHITRLIGLGDLGATWLADPDTVMYSLFLVISWKYFGFHTLLYLAARQSIPPELHDAAATDGAGPWRAFRHITLPLLGPTIRISVFLSVLGTVQLFDMVWVLTGGGPIRSSETLAVTMFQEGFKRFHVGYASAISMAIFLISLFFGLLYQRFVLRRDLEGAVTTMGDRR; this is translated from the coding sequence GTGGTCATCATCGAACGGCGGCCGGCCGCACCGGCCCGGCCGCCGGTCCGTTCCCGGTCCCGGCGCCGTCGTCCCTGGCCGACCATCGTGCTGTTCCTCGCGCCCGCGCTGCTGCTGTTCGGGCTGCTCGTGCTCGCGCCGATCGTGGTCGCCGGGTACGCGAGCCTGTTCACCTGGAACGGCTTCGGCGTACCCACCCAGTTCGTGGGTCTGGAGAACTTCCGGCGGCTGCTCACCGACGAGATCTTCGCCGGCGACCTGCGGCGCACGCTGCTGCTGGTGACCCTGTCGATCGGCATCCAGCTGCCGTTCTCGCTGGTGCTGGCGATGCTGCTCAACCAGCCGCTGCGCGGGCGGCGGGCGTACCGGCTGGTGTTCTTCGCGCCGTACGTGCTGTCCGAAGTGGTCACCGCGGTGCTGTTCACCATGATCTTCTCGCCGAACCAGGGTTTGGCCAACCACATCACCCGGCTGATCGGTCTCGGCGACCTCGGCGCGACCTGGCTCGCCGACCCGGACACCGTGATGTACTCGCTGTTCCTGGTCATCTCGTGGAAGTACTTCGGCTTCCACACGCTGCTCTACCTGGCCGCCCGGCAGAGCATCCCGCCGGAACTGCACGACGCGGCCGCGACCGACGGCGCGGGCCCGTGGCGCGCGTTCCGCCACATCACGCTGCCGCTGCTCGGGCCAACCATCCGGATCAGCGTGTTCCTGTCCGTGCTCGGCACGGTCCAGCTCTTCGACATGGTCTGGGTGCTCACCGGCGGCGGGCCGATCCGCTCCTCGGAGACGCTCGCGGTGACCATGTTCCAGGAGGGGTTCAAGCGGTTCCACGTCGGCTACGCGAGCGCGATCAGCATGGCCATCTTCCTGATCAGTCTCTTCTTCGGCCTGCTCTACCAGCGTTTCGTCCTGCGCCGCGACCTCGAGGGCGCGGTCACCACGATGGGAGACCGGCGATGA